Proteins encoded by one window of Arachis hypogaea cultivar Tifrunner chromosome 1, arahy.Tifrunner.gnm2.J5K5, whole genome shotgun sequence:
- the LOC112803207 gene encoding uncharacterized protein codes for MTGTPAVSSLRAAFSYCVQQVRSYDYHHYLCLLELPPSMRKAAFALRALNVETSRAMDVASDTRIGLMRLVWWQEAIDKMYSNKLIEHPTAQALSSVIAETKLSKTWLKRSVEARINDARREDTEMPETIQELEKYAEDTVSTMLYLTLQAGGINSTAADHAASHIGKASGILLLLKSLPYHASRNRHFSYIPTEVAFKHGLIVKQGGRDEVRLDPREGLRNAVFDMASVANAHLQKARQLAKSVPAEAVPVLLPAVPAEVILNTLSKFQFDVFDSRLAKGVLGIPPLWYQLKLKWVSWRGKY; via the coding sequence ATGACTGGTACTCCGGCAGTTAGCAGCTTAAGAGCAGCTTTCTCGTATTGTGTACAACAAGTGCGTAGCTATGATTATCATCACTATCTTTGCCTTCTTGAACTGCCCCCATCTATGCGGAAGGCAGCATTTGCACTCCGCGCCTTGAATGTTGAAACATCTAGAGCTATGGATGTAGCTTCAGATACCAGGATCGGTCTTATGCGCCTTGTATGGTGGCAAGAGGCCATAGACAAAATGTACTccaataaattgattgaacaccCAACAGCGCAGGCCCTTTCGTCTGTGATAGCAGAGACCAAGCTTAGTAAGACATGGTTGAAACGATCTGTTGAAGCCAGGATCAATGACGCAAGAAGAGAGGACACTGAAATGCCAGAAACCATTCAAGAATTGGAGAAATATGCTGAGGACACAGTATCAACCATGCTTTACTTGACCCTTCAAGCTGGTGGGATCAATTCAACTGCAGCAGACCATGCAGCCTCACACATTGGAAAGGCCAGCGGCATTCTCCTTCTCCTCAAATCACTGCCGTATCATGCAAGCCGCAACCGCCATTTTTCTTACATACCAACTGAAGTGGCATTCAAGCATGGTTTAATAGTTAAACAAGGCGGTCGAGACGAGGTACGATTGGATCCTCGTGAGGGGCTTCGCAATGCTGTTTTCGACATGGCATCGGTAGCCAATGCTCACTTACAGAAAGCTCGGCAGTTGGCCAAGAGTGTCCCTGCTGAGGCAGTTCCAGTGCTCCTGCCAGCAGTGCCTGCTGAGGTTATCTTAAATACCCTAAGTAAGTTCCAATTTGATGTGTTTGATTCAAGGCTAGCAAAAGGAGTTCTGGGAATACCCCCTTTGTGGTACCAACTCAAACTGAAGTGGGTTTCATGGAGAGGAAAGTACTGA